The following proteins are co-located in the Triticum aestivum cultivar Chinese Spring chromosome 1A, IWGSC CS RefSeq v2.1, whole genome shotgun sequence genome:
- the LOC123103181 gene encoding glutathione S-transferase 4, giving the protein MAPALKVYGWAVSPFVARALICLEEAGVDYELVPMKREAGDHLLPDFLARNPFGQVPVLEDGDLTLFESRAIARHVLRKYQPELLVGDGSPESAAMVDVWLEVEAHQYNPSAGAISIQCLLVPFLGGTRDQAIVDENVVKLRKVLEVYEARLSASKYLAGESVSLADLSHFPLMHYFMETEYASLVEERPHVKAWWEELKARPAARKVTEFMSPDFGMVKKAEQ; this is encoded by the exons ATGGCGCCGGCGCTGAAGGTCTACGGATGGGCGGTCTCACCGTTCGTGGCACGCGCGCTGATCTGCCTGGAGGAAGCAGGCGTCGACTACGAGCTCGTCCCCATGAAACGTGAGGCCGGCGACCACCTCCTGCCGGACTTCCTCGCCAGGAACCCCTTCGGCCAGGTCCCCGTTCTCGAGGACGGCGACCTCACCCTCTTCG AATCGCGCGCAATCGCGAGGCACGTGCTTCGCAAGTACCAGCCGGAGCTGCTGGTGGGCGACGGCTCGCCGGAGTCGGCGGCGATGGTGGACGTGTGGCTGGAGGTGGAGGCCCACCAGTACAATCCCTCGGCTGGTGCCATCTCGATCCAGTGCCTCCTCGTCCCGTTCCTCGGCGGCACGCGCGATCAGGCCATCGTCGACGAGAACGTCGTCAAGCTGAGGAAGGTGCTGGAGGTGTACGAGGCGCGGCTGTCGGCGTCCAAGTACCTCGCCGGGGAGTCGGTCAGCCTCGCCGACCTCAGCCACTTCCCGCTCATGCACTACTTCATGGAGACGGAGTACGCGTCGCTGGTCGAGGAGCGCCCGCATGTCAAGGCGTGGTGGGAGGAGCTGAAGGCCAGGCCGGCGGCGAGGAAGGTCACGGAGTTCATGTCGCCGGACTTTGGGATGGTGAAGAAAGCAGAGCAGTGA